In Gemmobacter sp. 24YEA27, a genomic segment contains:
- a CDS encoding transglutaminase family protein, translated as MSLYKLRLQISYEFDRPSGAGRQHFRILPATLPGRQRLLGSQVTLEPEPGELGFFTDFFGTAVVEAAIPAGLTRLELRLEAEVERLAEPGGLDLSMPVTQLGPEIAQCRSLGPTSPLHYHLPSRRIPEVGAISDFAAGALRTGDSVAVVTERLGLMLHDHMRFETGATDVNTSPAEAFAARHGVCQDFAQIMVGGLRSLGIPAAYVAGYLRTLPPPGRKRLIGADAMHAWVRAWGGSQRGWIDYDPTNACFTGADHIDVGMGRDYGDVAPVTGMLRLDGQQEGRHSVDITEAGEG; from the coding sequence ATGAGCCTTTATAAGCTGCGTCTGCAGATCAGCTATGAATTCGACCGGCCCAGCGGCGCCGGGCGGCAGCATTTCCGCATCCTTCCCGCCACTCTGCCCGGGCGCCAGCGTCTTCTGGGATCCCAGGTCACGCTGGAGCCGGAACCGGGCGAGCTGGGCTTTTTTACCGATTTTTTCGGCACTGCTGTCGTTGAGGCGGCGATCCCCGCCGGGCTGACGCGGCTTGAGCTGCGCCTTGAAGCCGAGGTCGAGCGGCTGGCAGAGCCCGGGGGCCTCGACCTCTCGATGCCGGTCACCCAACTCGGCCCCGAGATCGCGCAATGCCGCAGCCTCGGGCCGACATCGCCGCTGCATTACCACTTGCCCTCGCGCCGCATCCCAGAGGTGGGCGCCATCAGCGATTTTGCGGCCGGCGCGCTGAGGACGGGAGACAGCGTGGCGGTGGTGACAGAACGGCTTGGCCTCATGCTCCATGACCATATGAGGTTCGAGACCGGCGCCACCGATGTCAACACGTCGCCGGCCGAGGCCTTTGCCGCACGCCATGGCGTCTGTCAGGATTTCGCGCAGATCATGGTGGGCGGCCTCAGGAGCCTCGGCATTCCGGCAGCCTATGTGGCAGGCTATCTGCGTACCCTGCCGCCGCCCGGGCGAAAGCGCCTCATTGGCGCCGATGCGATGCATGCCTGGGTCAGGGCCTGGGGCGGCAGCCAGCGCGGCTGGATCGATTATGATCCGACCAATGCCTGTTTCACCGGCGCAGATCATATAGATGTCGGCATGGGTCGCGACTATGGTGATGTGGCGCCGGTGACGGGGATGCTGCGGCTTGACGGCCAGCAGGAGGGCCGTCATTCGGTGGATATTACCGAGGCCGGGGAGGGCTGA
- a CDS encoding SDR family oxidoreductase, with protein MKTLLSLGHGYCAAALARGLLAEGWTVIGTTRDAAKAAAFEAMGVEPLVWDPARGADLAPALARATHILHSASPDEAGDPFLNAWPGIREAQVEWMGYLSTTGVYGDTRGAWVDETSPVLPARARSGERVRAERDWLTSGLPVQVFRLAGIYGPGRGPFEKIRNGSARRILKEGQVFSRIHVDDIVQVLRASMAAPWPGRIYNVCDDLPSSAAEVLSFAAGLLGLPEPPAVEFAEAKMGPLARSFYEECRRVRNTRIRDELGVRLLYPDYRAGLRGILAAEG; from the coding sequence ATGAAAACACTGCTTTCTCTTGGACATGGATATTGCGCCGCCGCGCTGGCGCGCGGGCTGTTGGCCGAGGGCTGGACCGTGATCGGCACCACCCGCGATGCGGCAAAGGCGGCGGCGTTTGAGGCAATGGGCGTCGAGCCTCTGGTCTGGGATCCGGCGCGGGGCGCGGATCTTGCGCCTGCACTGGCGCGCGCCACGCATATCCTGCATTCCGCGAGCCCCGATGAGGCGGGCGATCCGTTCCTGAACGCCTGGCCCGGGATTCGCGAGGCGCAGGTGGAATGGATGGGATACCTTTCGACCACCGGAGTTTACGGCGATACGCGTGGCGCCTGGGTGGATGAGACCTCGCCGGTTTTGCCGGCGCGGGCGCGTTCGGGCGAGCGGGTCCGCGCCGAGCGCGACTGGCTGACGAGCGGGCTGCCGGTGCAGGTGTTTCGCCTGGCCGGGATTTACGGGCCGGGGCGCGGGCCGTTTGAGAAGATCCGCAATGGCTCGGCCCGGCGGATCCTGAAAGAGGGCCAGGTGTTCTCGCGTATCCATGTCGATGACATCGTGCAGGTGCTGCGGGCCTCGATGGCGGCGCCCTGGCCGGGGCGGATCTATAATGTCTGCGACGACCTGCCCTCATCCGCCGCCGAGGTGCTGAGCTTTGCCGCCGGTCTTCTGGGCCTGCCGGAGCCGCCGGCGGTGGAATTTGCCGAGGCGAAGATGGGGCCGCTTGCGCGCAGTTTCTATGAGGAATGCCGGCGGGTCCGGAATACGCGGATCCGGGACGAGCTGGGGGTGCGGCTTTTATATCCGGATTACCGGGCGGGGCTGCGGGGGATCCTCGCGGCTGAGGGCTGA
- a CDS encoding site-specific DNA-methyltransferase, giving the protein MATKKAPAEHALPLNEILAGDCIEIMESLPAGSVDLIFADPPYNLQLKGDLHRPDNSKVDAVDDHWDQFASFATYDEFTKRWLAAAKRLLKPNGAIWVIGSYHNVFRLGAELQNQGYWILNDVVWRKSNPMPNFKGKRLTNAHETLIWASKDEKAKYTFNYEALKALNEGIQMRSDWVIPICTGHERLKDEHGDKAHPTQKPEALLHRVLLATTNPGDVVLDPFFGTGTTGAVAKMLGRDFIGIEREEAYRKAALERLARVRKYDASALEITGSKRAEPRVPFGQVVERGMLRPGEELWSLGNRYKAKVRADGTLIGNDVKGSIHQVGAAYERAPSCNGWTYWHFKRDGKMIPIDILRQQIRAEMGADAGGVARPN; this is encoded by the coding sequence ATGGCGACGAAAAAAGCACCGGCGGAGCATGCGCTTCCGCTGAACGAAATTCTTGCGGGTGATTGCATCGAGATCATGGAGAGCCTGCCGGCGGGCTCGGTGGACCTGATTTTTGCGGACCCGCCCTACAACCTTCAGCTGAAGGGCGATTTGCACCGGCCGGATAATTCCAAGGTCGATGCGGTGGATGATCACTGGGATCAGTTCGCCTCTTTTGCCACTTACGATGAATTCACCAAACGCTGGCTGGCGGCTGCAAAGCGGCTTTTGAAGCCCAATGGCGCGATCTGGGTGATCGGGTCTTACCACAATGTCTTCCGTCTGGGTGCCGAGCTGCAGAACCAGGGCTACTGGATTCTGAACGACGTGGTCTGGCGCAAATCGAACCCGATGCCGAATTTCAAAGGCAAGCGCCTGACCAATGCGCATGAGACCCTGATCTGGGCCTCGAAAGACGAGAAAGCGAAATATACCTTCAATTACGAGGCCTTGAAGGCCCTGAACGAAGGCATTCAGATGCGCTCGGACTGGGTGATCCCGATCTGCACCGGGCATGAGCGTCTGAAGGACGAGCATGGCGACAAGGCGCATCCGACGCAAAAGCCCGAGGCGCTGTTGCACCGGGTATTGCTGGCGACGACCAATCCGGGCGATGTTGTGCTGGATCCGTTCTTTGGCACCGGCACCACGGGGGCTGTCGCCAAGATGCTGGGCCGCGATTTCATCGGGATCGAGCGCGAGGAGGCCTATCGCAAGGCCGCGCTGGAGCGGCTGGCACGGGTGCGCAAATATGACGCTTCGGCACTGGAGATCACCGGATCGAAACGGGCTGAACCGCGGGTGCCCTTCGGCCAGGTGGTGGAGCGCGGCATGTTGCGCCCGGGTGAGGAGCTCTGGTCGCTGGGCAATCGCTACAAGGCCAAGGTGCGCGCCGATGGCACGCTGATCGGCAATGATGTCAAGGGCTCGATCCACCAGGTGGGGGCGGCTTATGAGCGTGCGCCGTCCTGCAATGGCTGGACCTACTGGCATTTCAAACGCGACGGGAAAATGATCCCGATCGATATCCTGCGCCAGCAGATCCGGGCCGAGATGGGGGCCGATGCAGGTGGAGTTGCACGCCCGAACTGA
- a CDS encoding SDR family oxidoreductase, whose protein sequence is MTQSELPVAVITGAGSGIGRAVAQALIAAGYRCALIGRREAPLAETAAHSADPDRALIVTADLSQSDAVREAFAQIVARFGRIDFLFNNAGAFGGQARVEDTTPDSWDAVIAINLNGAFYCAREAWRQMLVQDPKGGRILNNGSISAYVPRPQTISYAASKHAVTGLTKSLALEGREHGIAVGQIDIGNAATPMTAEMPRGMLQADGSIRPEPVMDVAHVAEAIVMIARQPLSVNTLFTTIMATAMPYVGRG, encoded by the coding sequence ATGACACAAAGCGAATTGCCGGTCGCGGTGATCACCGGTGCCGGATCGGGGATCGGGCGCGCCGTGGCACAGGCGCTGATCGCGGCGGGCTATCGCTGCGCGCTGATCGGCCGTCGCGAGGCGCCCCTGGCGGAAACGGCGGCGCACAGCGCAGATCCCGACCGCGCGCTGATCGTCACCGCCGATCTGAGCCAGTCCGACGCGGTCCGCGAGGCTTTCGCGCAGATCGTCGCGCGTTTTGGCCGGATCGATTTCCTCTTCAACAATGCCGGTGCCTTTGGCGGCCAGGCGCGGGTCGAGGATACCACGCCGGACAGCTGGGATGCGGTGATTGCAATCAACCTGAACGGCGCCTTCTATTGCGCGCGCGAGGCCTGGCGGCAGATGCTGGTGCAAGATCCCAAAGGCGGGCGCATCCTCAACAATGGCTCGATCTCGGCCTATGTGCCACGACCGCAGACGATCTCTTACGCGGCGTCGAAACATGCGGTGACCGGGCTGACCAAATCCCTCGCACTTGAGGGGCGCGAACATGGCATAGCGGTCGGCCAGATCGATATCGGCAATGCTGCAACGCCGATGACGGCTGAAATGCCCAGGGGCATGCTCCAGGCCGATGGCAGCATCCGCCCCGAGCCGGTGATGGATGTCGCCCATGTCGCCGAAGCCATCGTGATGATCGCGCGCCAGCCGCTGTCGGTGAACACGCTTTTCACCACGATCATGGCGACCGCGATGCCCTATGTCGGGCGCGGCTGA
- a CDS encoding transglutaminase family protein, which produces MSIKAAIHHLTHYIYDQPVLLGPQVIRLRPAPHSRTRVISHSLKVSPGGHFVNHQQDPYGNWLARFVFPEPVRELKIEVDLVADMTVYNPFDFFVEESAETFPFTYPDDLIQDLSIYRQVEPQGAEFDALLASISRAPLRTVDFIVGLNARIASEVNYLIRMEPGVQTPAQTLQLASGSCRDSSWLLVNLLRHLGFAARFVSGYLIQLKPDLKALDGPSGTEVDFTDLHAWAEVYLPGAGWIGLDPTSGLLTGESHIPLSATPHYRNAAPITGGFTGQANVGFDFDMRVTRISEHPRITKPFSDAAWEELTALGARVDQALAAGDVRLTMGGEPTFVSIDDFESPEWNSEAVGPQKRALADQMVRRLRDRFAPGGFLHYGQGKWYPGETLPRWTFSLYWRRDGHPVWQDASLIAPEGEDQGATPEQAAALLSEIALQLDLPQDFILPAYEDPAEWLVKEAMLPENVTPENPELKDPEARHRISQVFARGLTEPVGYVLPVQPWQGRDHGRKWVSELWSMRRGKVFLTPGDSPVGYRLPLGSLKHLSAAEYPWLNPADPTEARPDLPKPDANPQPRASFTAAPGGQQITEQIAGSELGGAVRTALSIEPREGRLSVFMPPVVRLEDYLDLLAATETAAAKLGLKVHIEGYQPPHDPRMNVIRVAPDPGVIEVNIHPATSWEDCVAITNGVYEDARQSRLCAEKFMIDGKHTGTGGGNHVVVGGATTLDSPFLRRPDLLRSLILHWNRHPSLSYLFSGLFIGPTSQAPRIDEARHDALYEMEIALSQIPAPSEGEPPLPWLTDRLLRNLLTDVTGNTHRAEICIDKLYSPDGPTGRLGLVEFRGFEMPPDARMSLAQQLLIRALIARFWNAPSSGPLTRWGTSLHDRFMLPHFVWQDFRDVLADLRTHGFDLKEEWFSAQAEFRFPFCGEVDYEGTHIEIRQALEPWHVLGETGAIGGTARYTDSSTERLQVKLTTADPSRYAVTCNGRELPLTATRSGEAVAGLRFKAWEPALAIHPRLKSQAPLSFDLYDRWSGRSLGGCTYHVAHPGGRNYDTFPVNGNEAEARRLARFQPFGGTGNLWQPQAETRHPEFPLTLDLRRPIGIWSSHDW; this is translated from the coding sequence ATGTCGATCAAGGCCGCAATCCATCACCTGACACATTACATCTATGACCAGCCGGTCCTGCTTGGCCCCCAGGTGATCCGGCTGCGACCGGCGCCGCATTCGCGCACCCGGGTGATCAGCCATAGCCTGAAAGTCAGCCCCGGCGGTCATTTCGTCAACCACCAGCAAGACCCTTACGGCAATTGGCTGGCACGTTTCGTCTTTCCTGAACCCGTGCGCGAGCTGAAGATCGAGGTTGATCTGGTCGCCGATATGACCGTCTACAACCCGTTTGATTTCTTCGTCGAGGAAAGCGCCGAGACCTTTCCCTTCACCTATCCCGACGATCTGATCCAGGACCTGTCGATCTATCGCCAGGTGGAGCCACAGGGCGCCGAATTCGACGCCCTGCTCGCCTCGATCAGCCGCGCGCCATTGCGCACTGTCGATTTCATCGTCGGGCTGAACGCGCGGATTGCCTCAGAGGTGAACTACCTGATCCGGATGGAGCCGGGCGTCCAGACGCCGGCGCAGACGTTGCAACTTGCCTCGGGGTCGTGTCGCGACAGCTCCTGGCTGCTGGTCAATCTTTTGCGCCATCTGGGGTTCGCTGCGCGCTTTGTCTCGGGCTATCTGATCCAGCTGAAACCAGATCTGAAGGCGCTGGATGGCCCCTCGGGAACCGAGGTCGATTTCACGGATCTTCACGCCTGGGCCGAGGTCTATCTGCCCGGCGCCGGCTGGATCGGGCTGGACCCGACCTCGGGCCTTCTGACCGGCGAGAGCCATATCCCGCTTTCCGCGACACCGCATTACCGGAATGCCGCCCCGATCACCGGCGGTTTTACGGGGCAGGCCAATGTCGGTTTCGATTTCGACATGCGCGTGACCCGGATCTCGGAGCATCCGCGCATCACCAAACCGTTTTCCGATGCGGCCTGGGAGGAGTTGACCGCCCTTGGCGCCCGCGTCGATCAGGCGCTGGCGGCGGGGGATGTGCGGCTCACCATGGGCGGCGAGCCGACCTTCGTCTCGATTGATGATTTCGAAAGCCCGGAATGGAATTCCGAAGCCGTCGGGCCCCAAAAACGCGCGCTGGCCGATCAGATGGTGCGCCGCTTGCGCGACCGTTTCGCGCCGGGGGGCTTTCTGCATTACGGCCAGGGCAAATGGTATCCGGGCGAGACGCTGCCGCGCTGGACCTTTTCACTTTACTGGCGGCGGGACGGCCATCCGGTCTGGCAAGATGCCAGCCTGATCGCCCCCGAAGGCGAGGATCAGGGCGCGACGCCCGAACAGGCGGCGGCGCTTCTGTCGGAAATCGCGCTACAGCTTGATCTGCCGCAGGATTTCATTCTGCCCGCCTATGAAGACCCCGCCGAATGGCTGGTGAAAGAGGCGATGCTTCCCGAGAACGTCACCCCGGAAAACCCCGAGCTGAAAGACCCCGAGGCGCGGCATCGCATTTCGCAGGTCTTCGCGCGCGGGCTGACGGAGCCTGTCGGCTATGTCTTGCCGGTGCAGCCCTGGCAGGGGCGCGACCACGGGCGGAAATGGGTGTCAGAATTGTGGTCCATGCGTCGCGGCAAGGTCTTTCTGACCCCCGGTGACAGCCCGGTCGGCTACCGGCTGCCGCTCGGCAGTCTGAAGCATCTCTCCGCCGCAGAATACCCCTGGCTGAACCCTGCCGATCCGACCGAAGCCCGCCCCGACCTGCCGAAACCCGACGCCAATCCGCAGCCCCGCGCCAGCTTTACCGCCGCGCCCGGAGGCCAGCAGATCACCGAACAGATCGCCGGTTCCGAACTGGGCGGTGCCGTTCGCACCGCGCTGTCGATCGAGCCGCGCGAGGGGCGGCTTTCGGTTTTCATGCCCCCGGTGGTGCGGCTTGAGGATTATCTCGACCTGCTGGCTGCAACTGAGACGGCGGCGGCAAAACTGGGTCTGAAAGTCCATATCGAGGGCTATCAGCCACCGCATGATCCACGAATGAATGTGATCCGCGTTGCCCCCGATCCGGGTGTGATCGAGGTGAATATCCACCCGGCCACCTCATGGGAAGACTGCGTCGCGATCACCAATGGCGTCTATGAGGATGCCCGCCAAAGCCGTCTTTGCGCCGAGAAATTCATGATCGACGGCAAACATACCGGCACCGGGGGCGGCAACCATGTCGTGGTCGGCGGTGCCACAACGCTCGACAGCCCCTTCCTGCGCCGCCCTGACCTCTTGCGCTCACTGATCCTGCACTGGAACCGGCATCCCTCGCTGTCTTACCTGTTCTCAGGCCTCTTCATCGGCCCGACCTCCCAGGCGCCCCGGATCGACGAGGCCCGCCATGACGCGCTTTACGAGATGGAAATCGCGCTGTCGCAGATCCCCGCGCCATCCGAGGGAGAGCCGCCGCTGCCCTGGCTGACCGACCGGCTGCTGAGAAACTTGCTCACCGATGTGACCGGCAACACCCACCGCGCCGAGATCTGCATCGACAAGCTCTATTCTCCGGATGGTCCGACCGGCCGGCTGGGCCTTGTCGAATTCCGTGGCTTCGAGATGCCGCCGGATGCGCGGATGTCTCTGGCTCAGCAACTCCTGATCCGCGCCCTGATCGCACGATTCTGGAACGCTCCGTCCTCCGGCCCGCTGACCCGCTGGGGAACCAGCCTGCATGACCGTTTCATGCTGCCGCATTTCGTCTGGCAGGATTTCCGCGATGTGCTGGCCGATCTGCGCACCCATGGTTTTGATCTGAAAGAGGAATGGTTCAGCGCGCAGGCAGAGTTCCGTTTCCCCTTCTGCGGCGAAGTGGATTATGAGGGCACCCATATCGAGATCCGCCAGGCGCTGGAGCCCTGGCATGTTCTGGGCGAGACCGGCGCCATTGGCGGCACCGCGCGCTATACCGACAGCTCGACCGAACGGCTCCAGGTGAAACTGACCACCGCCGACCCATCCCGCTATGCCGTGACCTGCAACGGGCGCGAGCTGCCCCTGACCGCTACCCGCAGCGGCGAGGCGGTGGCGGGCCTCCGGTTCAAGGCATGGGAGCCGGCACTGGCCATCCATCCGCGCCTGAAATCCCAGGCGCCTTTGTCCTTTGACCTTTATGACCGCTGGTCGGGGCGCAGTCTGGGCGGCTGCACTTATCATGTCGCCCATCCTGGCGGGCGGAATTACGACACTTTCCCGGTCAACGGCAACGAGGCGGAGGCACGGCGCCTCGCGCGGTTCCAGCCTTTTGGCGGCACCGGCAATCTCTGGCAGCCACAGGCCGAGACCCGGCACCCGGAATTCCCGCTGACCCTTGACCTGAGACGCCCCATCGGCATCTGGTCCAGCCATGACTGGTGA
- a CDS encoding ribonuclease HII produces MMVTVPDFSFEAEALAGGATCVVGVDEVGRGPIAGPVTAAAVRLDPGNIPEGLRDSKAMSQAARERLSDWLLTHAAVSVAHASVEEIDEINILRASHLAMERAVAGLGQGQGQGQGPDFALIDGNLLPRGLTIPARALVRGDARCQSIAAASIVAKVARDRIMVDLAQQFPGYGWERNAGYPTKAHLQALLDFGVTPVHRRSFKPIHNILYQDVYVSL; encoded by the coding sequence GTGATGGTGACGGTTCCGGATTTCAGTTTTGAGGCGGAGGCGCTGGCAGGTGGCGCCACCTGTGTCGTGGGTGTCGATGAGGTCGGACGCGGACCGATTGCGGGACCGGTGACGGCGGCGGCGGTGCGGCTGGATCCGGGAAATATCCCCGAGGGGCTCAGGGACAGCAAGGCGATGAGCCAGGCGGCGCGCGAGCGGCTGTCAGACTGGCTTTTGACCCATGCGGCCGTCTCGGTCGCGCATGCCAGTGTCGAAGAGATTGACGAGATCAATATACTGCGTGCCAGCCATCTTGCGATGGAACGGGCGGTGGCGGGGCTGGGGCAGGGGCAGGGGCAGGGGCAGGGGCCCGATTTCGCCCTGATCGATGGCAATCTTTTGCCGCGCGGTCTGACGATCCCTGCCCGGGCGCTGGTCAGGGGCGATGCCCGCTGCCAGTCGATTGCCGCCGCATCAATTGTCGCCAAGGTTGCGCGCGACCGGATCATGGTGGATCTGGCGCAACAGTTTCCCGGTTATGGCTGGGAGCGGAATGCCGGCTACCCGACAAAGGCGCATCTCCAGGCGCTCCTGGATTTTGGCGTGACCCCCGTGCATAGACGCTCCTTCAAACCTATCCACAACATCTTGTATCAAGATGTTTATGTAAGCCTTTGA
- a CDS encoding circularly permuted type 2 ATP-grasp protein, whose amino-acid sequence MRPLWRPLINHLETLSDTDLTRAIERADLYLRDSGVIYRQYDTSAGTASVERPWPLSHLPVLIDEADWTRLSAALIRRADLLELLMADIYGPNRMVAEGHLPAELLAGNPAWAQPMVGIAPRSGHFLHFVAFEIGRGPDGQWWVLADRTEAPSGAGYALETRVATTRAFGPQLFGPQLHRLAGFFREFRDHLLSMRTDPAARVAILTPGPWNETWYEQAWLARYLGISLVQGEDLTVEHGRLMLRTVSGLKPLDVLWRRLDGSFADPLELDPASRLGTPGLVSALRQGGLSMVNPPGSGVLETRALMAFLPRLAPVLTGEKLMLPNIATWWCGDAAARQAVMAAADRMILSPALGTGLPYDRMDDPLAAASLTPDALSDRLERDQGALVAQEVVRLSTTPALVDGRITPRPMSLRVYLARTASGWKVMQGGFARIGATTDPAALAMQRGGGAADVWIISPDHVDGDTLMSRPAGQSGMPEPDELPARAADNLFWLGRYVERSEGMVRLLRAHHGRIAVSGTGSLPLLAETDQLLEFAGLDPADPIPEGLLDTIGRALTSAAQLRDRFSTDGWAALTDLDKSARRLAQQVTPGDDAAQALSALLRKLAGFSGLVHENMYRLIGWRFLTLGRMQERARNMAGWLAALTDPEADPGGIDLCIELGDSVMIHRRRYSMSSGRGPVIGLLALDPLNPRAIRNQVDGMMDLIRMLPEALVENRLSAPARALLRLQTDLATATPETLDSAALYAVQMRLGEVSDLISERYFR is encoded by the coding sequence ATGCGCCCGCTCTGGCGGCCCTTAATCAACCATCTGGAAACGCTTTCCGACACTGATCTGACCCGTGCGATCGAGCGCGCCGATCTTTACCTGCGCGATTCCGGGGTGATTTACCGGCAGTATGACACCTCTGCCGGTACGGCTTCGGTCGAGCGCCCCTGGCCGCTGAGCCATCTGCCGGTGCTGATCGACGAGGCCGACTGGACCCGGCTTTCCGCCGCGTTGATCCGGCGCGCCGATTTGCTGGAACTGTTGATGGCGGATATTTACGGGCCAAACCGGATGGTCGCAGAGGGGCATCTGCCGGCCGAATTGCTGGCGGGCAACCCCGCCTGGGCGCAGCCGATGGTCGGGATCGCGCCACGCTCCGGCCATTTCCTGCATTTCGTCGCCTTTGAGATCGGGCGCGGCCCCGACGGGCAATGGTGGGTGCTCGCTGACCGGACCGAGGCACCTTCGGGCGCGGGTTATGCGCTTGAGACCCGGGTCGCCACCACCCGCGCCTTTGGGCCGCAGCTTTTTGGTCCGCAGCTGCACCGGCTTGCCGGGTTCTTCCGCGAGTTTCGCGATCACCTCCTGTCGATGCGGACGGATCCTGCCGCGCGGGTGGCGATCCTGACACCAGGGCCCTGGAACGAGACCTGGTATGAACAAGCCTGGCTTGCACGATATCTGGGCATCAGCCTGGTTCAGGGCGAGGATCTGACGGTCGAACACGGCCGGCTGATGCTGCGCACTGTCTCGGGCCTCAAGCCGCTGGATGTGCTGTGGCGCAGGCTCGACGGGTCTTTCGCCGACCCGCTGGAGCTGGACCCGGCCTCACGGCTTGGCACGCCGGGCCTCGTCTCGGCGCTGCGCCAGGGCGGGCTTTCGATGGTCAACCCGCCGGGATCGGGCGTGCTGGAGACGCGGGCTCTGATGGCCTTCCTGCCGCGCCTCGCGCCGGTCCTGACCGGGGAAAAGCTGATGCTGCCGAATATCGCGACCTGGTGGTGCGGAGATGCGGCGGCCCGCCAGGCCGTGATGGCAGCAGCAGATCGCATGATCCTGTCGCCCGCGCTTGGCACCGGCCTGCCCTATGACCGGATGGATGACCCGCTGGCGGCGGCCAGCCTGACGCCAGACGCCCTGAGTGACCGGCTGGAACGTGACCAGGGCGCGCTGGTGGCGCAAGAGGTTGTGCGGCTTTCAACCACCCCCGCCCTGGTCGATGGCAGGATCACGCCGCGCCCGATGTCGCTCAGGGTCTATCTCGCGCGCACCGCTTCGGGGTGGAAGGTGATGCAGGGTGGTTTCGCCCGGATCGGCGCCACCACCGACCCGGCGGCGCTGGCGATGCAGCGCGGCGGAGGGGCGGCGGATGTCTGGATCATCTCGCCTGACCATGTGGACGGCGATACGCTGATGAGCCGCCCGGCAGGGCAGAGCGGCATGCCCGAACCCGATGAGCTGCCCGCCCGCGCCGCTGACAACCTGTTCTGGCTGGGTCGCTATGTCGAACGCAGCGAGGGCATGGTGCGGCTGTTGCGCGCGCATCATGGCCGCATCGCTGTAAGCGGCACCGGATCACTGCCGCTGCTGGCCGAGACCGATCAGCTCCTGGAATTTGCCGGTCTCGACCCTGCCGATCCGATTCCCGAGGGGCTTTTGGACACGATCGGGCGCGCGCTCACCTCGGCGGCGCAGCTGCGCGACCGCTTCTCGACCGATGGCTGGGCGGCGCTGACGGATCTCGATAAATCGGCACGACGCCTGGCGCAGCAGGTCACCCCGGGCGATGATGCAGCCCAGGCGCTGTCGGCGCTGTTGCGCAAGCTCGCGGGCTTTTCGGGCCTGGTGCATGAAAACATGTACCGGCTGATCGGCTGGCGCTTCCTGACGCTGGGCCGGATGCAGGAACGCGCCCGGAATATGGCGGGCTGGCTGGCGGCGCTGACAGATCCCGAAGCCGACCCCGGCGGCATCGACCTGTGTATCGAGCTGGGCGATTCCGTCATGATCCATCGGCGCCGCTATTCCATGAGTTCGGGGCGCGGGCCGGTGATCGGGCTTTTGGCGCTGGACCCGCTGAACCCGCGCGCGATCCGCAACCAGGTCGATGGCATGATGGATCTGATCCGGATGCTGCCCGAGGCCCTGGTCGAAAACCGGCTGAGCGCCCCGGCACGCGCATTGCTGCGGCTGCAGACCGACCTCGCCACCGCTACGCCGGAAACGCTCGACAGTGCAGCGCTCTATGCCGTGCAGATGCGGCTGGGCGAGGTTTCAGACCTGATCTCGGAGCGCTATTTCCGATGA
- a CDS encoding NAD(P)H-dependent oxidoreductase — protein sequence MSKLEVAVLVGSLRAGSYNLSVAKGLQALAPEGMTLEIIPIGDLPFYNQDLDEGTPPAAWTAFRKAIAAKQAVIFVTPEYNRSVPAVLKNALDVGSRPYGHSVWGGKPAAVISASMGAISGFAANHHLRQSLVFLDMPTLQQPEAYLAQVQNMLDDKGGLKPETAKFLGTVLEKFATFAAKNI from the coding sequence ATGTCCAAGCTGGAAGTCGCCGTCCTGGTCGGAAGCCTGCGCGCCGGGTCTTACAATCTCTCGGTCGCCAAAGGGCTGCAGGCCCTTGCACCCGAGGGCATGACCCTTGAGATCATCCCGATCGGGGATCTGCCCTTTTACAACCAGGATCTGGACGAGGGCACCCCACCCGCTGCCTGGACCGCATTCCGCAAGGCAATTGCGGCGAAACAGGCGGTGATCTTTGTCACGCCGGAATATAACCGCTCGGTGCCGGCGGTGCTGAAAAACGCATTGGATGTCGGCTCGCGCCCCTATGGGCACAGTGTCTGGGGCGGCAAGCCAGCTGCAGTGATCTCGGCTTCGATGGGCGCGATTTCGGGTTTTGCCGCCAATCACCATCTGCGCCAGTCGCTGGTCTTCCTCGACATGCCAACGCTGCAGCAGCCAGAAGCCTATCTGGCCCAGGTGCAGAACATGCTGGATGACAAGGGCGGGCTGAAACCAGAGACCGCAAAATTCCTCGGCACCGTGCTGGAAAAATTCGCGACTTTCGCCGCGAAGAACATCTGA